Proteins from a single region of Phaeacidiphilus oryzae TH49:
- a CDS encoding nitroreductase family protein, which produces MAPDDLTAWEALHSTPARRYLAPDPIPEPVLWEILDAAIRGPSGGNRQQWGWVVVTDRRTKDRVAEWYRANWQAAYGRHREEILNAPPDAGGLSPRGFLGAEHLAQHIQEAPVWVFPVLRHAADADSPRVGASIYGAVQQLCLAARVRGIGTSLTTLYGGHEDELRALLGLPEDALTMALIPMGYPARGAWAQPRRRPVEEVVHWNRWGETRPREEKR; this is translated from the coding sequence GTGGCGCCGGACGACCTGACCGCCTGGGAGGCTCTGCACTCCACCCCCGCCCGGCGCTACCTCGCCCCGGACCCCATCCCCGAGCCCGTCCTCTGGGAGATCCTGGACGCGGCGATCCGCGGCCCCTCCGGCGGCAACCGCCAGCAGTGGGGCTGGGTGGTGGTCACCGACCGGCGGACCAAGGACCGGGTCGCCGAGTGGTACCGGGCGAACTGGCAGGCCGCGTACGGACGGCACCGAGAGGAGATCCTCAACGCACCACCGGACGCCGGCGGTCTGAGCCCGCGCGGCTTCCTCGGCGCCGAGCACCTGGCGCAGCACATCCAGGAGGCCCCGGTCTGGGTCTTCCCGGTGCTGCGGCACGCCGCCGACGCCGACAGCCCCCGGGTGGGCGCCTCCATCTACGGCGCCGTCCAGCAGCTCTGCCTGGCCGCCCGGGTCCGCGGCATCGGCACCTCCCTCACCACCCTCTACGGCGGCCACGAGGACGAGCTCCGCGCCCTCCTCGGCTTGCCGGAGGACGCGCTGACCATGGCGCTGATCCCGATGGGCTATCCGGCCCGCGGCGCCTGGGCGCAGCCCAGGCGCCGCCCGGTGGAGGAGGTCGTCCACTGGAACCGGTGGGGGGAGACCCGGCCGCGCGAGGAGAAGCGGTGA
- a CDS encoding LLM class flavin-dependent oxidoreductase, with amino-acid sequence MGALSDGTDTLKFVHTYGAGLHSRERDPDVHDPRWQRRQVDDFIEFTVLAEELGFDGVTVTEHHAPLMTCPSPHLLLAAAAVRTSRIRLGTAVTVLPLYSPLRVAEEAGLLDLLSGGRFELGLGRGIPGEAQVAMGRELGEAELKRAWIEGLELVDLALTQREFTFDGEFFPVTRPTTLATRPLQDRLPVWLGGSSAETMGFAAARGWNIMRNFGSDQEHRDALDAYVKTAAEHGHTRSGANLMVERFVGVAATEEEAERNLVDLSRAFGAFRAFYAAGGRRPIPATDGEFQVDHSAAHPTRPAIAVSGTPEQVVEALQQTVDRTGARRLLVETFTLEETRLFAREVMPALRERNGG; translated from the coding sequence ATGGGCGCGCTCAGCGACGGGACCGACACCCTCAAGTTCGTCCACACCTACGGAGCCGGCCTCCACTCCCGGGAGCGGGATCCGGACGTCCACGACCCCCGCTGGCAGCGGCGGCAGGTCGATGACTTCATCGAGTTCACCGTGCTGGCCGAGGAGTTGGGCTTCGACGGGGTGACCGTCACCGAGCACCACGCCCCGCTGATGACCTGCCCCTCGCCGCACCTCCTGCTGGCCGCCGCGGCCGTCCGGACCAGCCGCATCCGGCTGGGCACCGCCGTGACCGTGCTGCCGCTCTACAGCCCGCTCCGCGTCGCCGAGGAGGCCGGCCTCCTCGACCTCCTCAGCGGCGGCCGCTTCGAGCTCGGCCTCGGCCGCGGCATCCCCGGCGAGGCGCAGGTCGCCATGGGCCGGGAGCTGGGCGAGGCGGAGCTCAAGCGGGCCTGGATCGAGGGCCTGGAACTGGTGGACCTCGCGCTGACCCAGCGGGAGTTCACCTTCGACGGCGAGTTCTTCCCGGTCACCCGGCCCACCACCCTCGCCACCCGTCCCCTCCAGGACCGGCTGCCGGTCTGGCTGGGCGGATCCAGCGCCGAGACGATGGGCTTCGCCGCCGCCCGCGGCTGGAACATCATGCGCAACTTCGGCAGCGACCAGGAGCACCGGGACGCCCTGGACGCCTACGTCAAGACCGCCGCCGAGCACGGGCACACCCGCTCCGGCGCCAACCTCATGGTGGAGCGCTTCGTCGGCGTCGCCGCCACCGAGGAGGAGGCCGAGCGCAACCTGGTCGACCTCTCCCGGGCCTTCGGCGCCTTCCGCGCCTTCTACGCCGCCGGCGGCAGGCGGCCGATACCGGCCACCGACGGCGAGTTCCAGGTGGACCACTCCGCCGCGCACCCCACCCGCCCGGCGATCGCCGTCTCCGGCACCCCCGAGCAGGTCGTCGAGGCGCTCCAGCAGACCGTCGACCGCACCGGCGCCCGCCGCCTCCTGGTGGAGACCTTCACCCTGGAGGAGACCCGCCTCTTCGCCCGCGAGGTGATGCCGGCCCTGCGGGAGCGCAACGGCGGCTGA
- a CDS encoding ThuA domain-containing protein encodes MTEKQALVVRGGWEGHSPVRASDRYAGALKEDGYAVTVSDTLDSYLDAELLAGTDLIVQCWTMGTITGEQSAALSAAVRAGTGLAGWHGGIIDAFRSDTRYQLMTGGQFVHHPREFSTYRVRPRAERADHPVLAGIGPFTVTSEQYYLHLDPTVEVLADSVYEPDPDHPELAGTVVPVTWTRRWGAGRVFVTAIGHHLADLEIPEVDSMIRRGMRWATR; translated from the coding sequence ATGACCGAGAAGCAGGCCCTGGTCGTCCGCGGCGGCTGGGAGGGCCACAGCCCGGTCCGGGCGAGCGACCGGTACGCCGGGGCGCTCAAGGAGGACGGCTACGCGGTGACCGTCTCCGACACCCTGGACAGCTACCTGGACGCCGAACTGCTGGCCGGCACCGACCTGATCGTGCAGTGCTGGACGATGGGCACGATCACCGGCGAGCAGTCCGCCGCCCTGTCCGCCGCGGTCCGGGCCGGCACCGGGCTGGCCGGCTGGCACGGCGGGATCATCGACGCCTTCCGCTCCGACACCCGCTACCAGCTGATGACGGGCGGTCAGTTCGTCCACCACCCGCGCGAGTTCAGCACCTACCGGGTGCGCCCGCGGGCCGAGCGGGCGGACCACCCGGTGCTGGCCGGGATCGGGCCGTTCACCGTGACCAGCGAGCAGTACTACCTCCACCTCGACCCCACCGTGGAGGTCCTCGCCGACTCGGTCTACGAACCCGATCCCGACCACCCCGAACTGGCCGGAACGGTCGTCCCGGTCACCTGGACCCGCCGCTGGGGCGCCGGCCGCGTCTTCGTCACCGCCATCGGCCACCACCTCGCCGACCTCGAGATCCCCGAGGTCGACTCGATGATCCGGAGGGGCATGCGATGGGCGACCCGCTGA
- a CDS encoding Gfo/Idh/MocA family protein, producing the protein MGDPLTSGQKPLRIGLVGAGQISAAYLDTLPRLDGLELTAVADLDPERARATASTVPGARALTLSELYAADEVDLVLNLTVPAAHAEVAHSAIAAGKHVYGEKPLAATAAEGRELLAAAERAGVRVGCAPDTVLGTGVQTARASLDAGEIGTPVAATAFMTTPGHERWHPAPEFYYRPGGGPLLDMGPYYLTALVTLLGPVRRVTGLSSTARATRTVGSGPRAGTEFPVEVATHVTGVLEHAGGALSTLVMSFEVWAAQLPRIEVYGTGGSLSVPDPNGFDGRVRLFRAGEEGWRDLPVSGGYQDASRGYGVADLAGALAGGTAHRASGELALHVLEVMEALLASGETGRAVETTTDCARPAAVPLGARPGES; encoded by the coding sequence ATGGGCGACCCGCTGACTTCCGGTCAGAAACCGCTGCGGATAGGCCTGGTGGGGGCCGGCCAGATCAGCGCCGCCTATCTGGACACCCTCCCCCGGCTGGACGGCCTCGAACTGACCGCCGTGGCCGACCTGGACCCGGAGCGCGCGCGGGCCACCGCGTCCACCGTCCCCGGCGCCCGCGCCCTCACCCTGTCCGAGCTGTACGCCGCGGACGAGGTCGACCTGGTGCTCAACCTGACCGTGCCGGCCGCCCACGCCGAGGTCGCGCACTCCGCCATCGCCGCGGGCAAGCACGTCTACGGCGAGAAGCCGCTGGCCGCCACCGCCGCCGAGGGGCGGGAACTGCTCGCCGCCGCCGAGCGGGCCGGGGTCAGGGTCGGCTGCGCCCCCGACACCGTCCTCGGCACCGGCGTGCAGACCGCGAGGGCGAGCCTGGACGCCGGGGAGATCGGCACACCGGTCGCCGCCACCGCCTTCATGACCACCCCGGGCCACGAACGCTGGCACCCCGCCCCGGAGTTCTACTACCGCCCGGGCGGCGGCCCGCTGCTCGACATGGGCCCGTACTACCTGACCGCACTGGTCACCCTCCTCGGTCCGGTCCGCCGGGTCACCGGCCTCTCCTCCACGGCCCGCGCGACCCGCACCGTCGGCAGCGGACCGCGGGCCGGCACCGAGTTCCCGGTCGAGGTCGCCACCCACGTCACCGGCGTGCTGGAGCACGCGGGCGGCGCCCTCTCCACCCTGGTGATGAGCTTCGAGGTGTGGGCGGCGCAGCTGCCCCGGATCGAGGTCTACGGCACCGGCGGCTCGCTCTCCGTCCCGGACCCCAACGGCTTCGACGGCCGGGTCCGCCTCTTCCGCGCCGGGGAGGAGGGCTGGCGGGACCTGCCGGTGAGCGGCGGCTACCAGGACGCCTCCCGCGGCTACGGGGTCGCCGACCTGGCCGGCGCCCTGGCCGGGGGCACCGCCCACCGCGCCTCCGGCGAACTCGCCCTCCACGTCCTGGAGGTGATGGAGGCCCTGCTCGCCTCCGGCGAGACCGGCCGCGCCGTCGAGACCACCACCGACTGCGCACGCCCGGCGGCCGTCCCGCTCGGCGCCCGCCCCGGGGAGAGCTGA
- a CDS encoding NAD(P)-dependent oxidoreductase → MAVITVFGATGYAGGHLTDEALRRGHEVIAVNRTGSAEARPGVTPVAGSVADEKLVRDLAAKSDVLVVAVHGSADGKPFLLPLVPSLLAAASAGGARIGVVGGAGSLRVADGGPRLIDTPDFPDAYKAEAGSHAQVLDALLAADTDVDWFYVSPAAEFGAWVPGERTGAFRLGDDVLVADAEGRSFISGADYAIAFLDEIDRPAHHKARFTVAY, encoded by the coding sequence ATGGCCGTCATCACCGTCTTCGGCGCCACCGGCTACGCCGGCGGTCACCTCACCGACGAGGCCCTCCGCCGCGGCCACGAGGTCATCGCGGTCAACCGCACCGGCAGCGCCGAGGCCCGGCCCGGCGTCACTCCGGTCGCCGGCTCGGTGGCCGACGAGAAGCTGGTGCGCGACCTGGCGGCCAAGTCCGACGTGCTGGTCGTGGCCGTCCACGGCAGTGCGGACGGCAAGCCGTTCCTGCTGCCGCTGGTGCCCTCGCTGCTGGCGGCCGCGAGCGCGGGCGGCGCCCGGATCGGCGTGGTCGGCGGGGCCGGCAGCCTGCGGGTCGCCGACGGCGGGCCGCGGCTGATCGACACCCCCGACTTCCCGGACGCCTACAAGGCCGAGGCCGGCTCGCACGCCCAGGTGCTGGACGCCCTGCTGGCCGCCGACACCGACGTGGACTGGTTCTACGTCAGCCCGGCCGCCGAGTTCGGCGCCTGGGTGCCCGGCGAGCGCACCGGCGCCTTCCGGCTCGGCGACGACGTGCTGGTCGCCGACGCCGAGGGCCGGTCCTTCATCTCCGGGGCCGACTACGCCATCGCCTTCCTCGACGAGATCGACCGCCCGGCCCACCACAAGGCCCGCTTCACGGTGGCCTACTGA
- a CDS encoding AMP-binding protein, with translation MSGGPDRLDSLSFEPLTPVSYLDRAAAAHGDRTAVVDGGRRWTYAQLHDRCRRLAGALAPLARNRPVAVLAPNTHVMLEAHFGVPWAGVPLVPVNTRLAAGEVARILEHSEAAVLIHDPAFDEVVADALARLDAPPVLVRAGEGYERLLAGAEPGARTPADERALLSLNYTSGTTGRPKGVMYHHRGAYLQALAMVGHTGLSPSAVHLWTLPMFHCNGWCFPWAVTAAAATHVCLPRVEPAEVWRLIREEGVTHLNGAPTVLSMLAYAPEAGPLPHPVRVATGGAPPSPAILRRMGELGFEVTHLYGLTETFGPAMLCDWRPEWDGLDAGAQARLKARQGVGNMIACQARVVAKDGGEVPADGTAVGEIALRGNNVMLGYFKDPEATAQAAPDGWFRTGDLGVRHPDGYIELRDRSKDIIVSGGENIASVEVEQALAEHPAVLEAAVVAAPHEKWGEVPVAYVALHEGAAATADELIAFVRERLAHFKAPESVCFGPLPKTSTGKIQKFVLRDRAGRDRAVRDRAARGVRPR, from the coding sequence GTGAGCGGCGGGCCCGACCGCCTCGACTCGCTCTCCTTCGAGCCGCTGACCCCGGTCTCGTACCTGGACCGCGCGGCCGCCGCGCACGGCGATCGGACCGCCGTGGTGGACGGCGGCCGGCGCTGGACCTACGCCCAACTCCACGACCGCTGCCGCCGCCTGGCCGGCGCACTGGCCCCGCTGGCGCGGAACAGGCCGGTGGCCGTCCTGGCGCCCAACACCCATGTGATGCTGGAGGCGCACTTCGGCGTGCCCTGGGCGGGGGTGCCGCTGGTGCCCGTCAACACCCGGCTGGCGGCCGGCGAGGTGGCCCGCATCCTGGAGCACTCCGAGGCCGCCGTCCTGATCCACGACCCGGCCTTCGACGAGGTGGTCGCGGACGCCCTGGCCCGGCTCGACGCCCCGCCGGTGCTCGTGCGGGCGGGGGAGGGGTACGAGCGGCTGCTCGCCGGAGCCGAGCCGGGCGCGCGCACCCCCGCCGACGAGCGGGCGCTGCTCTCCCTCAACTACACCTCCGGCACCACCGGCCGCCCCAAGGGCGTGATGTACCACCACCGCGGGGCCTATCTCCAGGCCCTGGCCATGGTCGGGCACACGGGTCTCTCGCCCTCGGCGGTCCACCTCTGGACGCTGCCGATGTTCCACTGCAACGGCTGGTGCTTCCCCTGGGCGGTGACCGCGGCGGCCGCCACCCACGTCTGCCTGCCCAGGGTCGAACCCGCCGAGGTGTGGCGGCTGATCCGGGAGGAGGGCGTCACCCACCTCAACGGCGCGCCGACGGTGCTCTCCATGCTGGCCTACGCCCCCGAGGCCGGGCCGCTGCCGCACCCCGTGCGGGTGGCGACTGGCGGGGCCCCGCCGTCCCCGGCGATCCTGCGCCGGATGGGCGAGTTGGGCTTCGAGGTCACCCACCTCTACGGCCTGACCGAGACCTTCGGGCCCGCCATGCTCTGCGACTGGCGCCCGGAGTGGGACGGCCTGGACGCCGGCGCCCAGGCCCGCCTGAAGGCCCGGCAGGGCGTGGGCAACATGATCGCCTGCCAGGCCCGGGTGGTCGCGAAGGACGGCGGCGAGGTGCCCGCCGACGGCACGGCCGTCGGCGAGATCGCGCTGCGCGGCAACAACGTCATGCTCGGCTACTTCAAGGACCCGGAGGCCACCGCGCAGGCGGCCCCCGACGGCTGGTTCCGCACCGGCGACCTGGGGGTGCGGCATCCCGACGGGTACATCGAACTCCGCGACCGCAGCAAGGACATCATCGTCTCGGGCGGCGAGAACATCGCCTCCGTCGAGGTCGAGCAGGCCCTCGCCGAGCACCCGGCCGTCCTGGAGGCCGCCGTGGTCGCCGCCCCCCACGAGAAGTGGGGGGAGGTCCCCGTCGCCTACGTGGCCCTCCACGAGGGCGCGGCGGCCACCGCGGACGAGCTGATCGCGTTCGTCCGCGAGCGGCTCGCCCACTTCAAGGCACCCGAGTCGGTGTGCTTCGGCCCGCTCCCGAAGACCTCCACCGGCAAGATCCAGAAGTTCGTCCTCCGCGACCGCGCCGGTCGCGACCGCGCCGTCCGCGACCGCGCCGCTCGCGGTGTCAGGCCCCGCTGA
- a CDS encoding radical SAM protein yields MERFSHVPREAVIKEDLLRGGIAFDDSALSGNEDGDVKPKSYFIFSFDHRTLPELGAAALNRPPEEIVLTGGPYGLRRTVVSVRVNPASPYLVKPGEDGMLGLYLDGRRIADVGLPPMPEYYRHTLANGKSVMEVAPTIQWGYLIYLTAFRVCQYFGAKEECQYCDINHNWRQHKAAGRPYTGVKPVEEVLEALEIIDRYDTARTSTAYTLTGGAITSHVGGKDEADFYGEYARAIEERFPGRWIGKVVAQALPKADVQRFKDYGVQIYHPNYEVWDERLFQLYCPGKERYVGRAEWHRRILDSAEVFGPRNVIPNFVAGVEMAEPFGFTTVDEAIASTAEGLHYFMSRGITPRFTTWCPEPTTPLGKANPQGAPLEYHIRLLDVYRSTLAEHGLSSPPGYGPPGPGNAVFSVSSFMDSLPAEDGAAEEGAAVSGA; encoded by the coding sequence ATGGAACGGTTCTCGCACGTGCCGCGGGAAGCCGTGATCAAGGAAGACCTGCTGCGCGGCGGGATCGCCTTCGACGACTCCGCGCTCAGCGGCAACGAGGACGGCGACGTCAAGCCGAAGTCCTACTTCATCTTCTCCTTCGACCACCGCACCCTTCCGGAGCTGGGCGCCGCCGCCCTCAACCGCCCGCCGGAGGAGATCGTGCTGACCGGCGGCCCCTACGGGCTGCGGCGGACGGTGGTGTCGGTGCGGGTCAACCCCGCCTCCCCCTACCTGGTCAAGCCGGGTGAGGACGGGATGCTCGGGCTGTACCTGGACGGGCGGCGGATCGCGGACGTCGGCCTGCCGCCGATGCCGGAGTACTACCGGCACACCCTGGCCAACGGGAAGTCGGTGATGGAGGTCGCCCCGACCATCCAGTGGGGCTACCTCATCTATCTGACCGCCTTCCGGGTCTGCCAGTACTTCGGCGCCAAGGAGGAGTGCCAGTACTGCGACATCAACCACAACTGGCGCCAGCACAAGGCCGCCGGCCGCCCCTACACCGGGGTCAAGCCGGTCGAGGAGGTGCTGGAGGCGCTGGAGATCATCGACCGCTACGACACCGCCAGGACCTCCACCGCGTACACCCTCACCGGCGGCGCGATCACCTCGCACGTGGGCGGCAAGGACGAGGCCGACTTCTACGGCGAGTACGCCCGCGCCATCGAGGAGCGCTTCCCCGGCCGCTGGATCGGCAAGGTCGTCGCCCAGGCCCTGCCCAAGGCCGACGTCCAGCGCTTCAAGGACTACGGGGTGCAGATCTACCACCCCAACTACGAGGTCTGGGACGAGCGGCTGTTCCAGCTCTACTGCCCGGGCAAGGAGCGGTACGTCGGCCGCGCCGAGTGGCACCGCCGGATCCTGGACTCCGCCGAGGTCTTCGGGCCGCGCAACGTCATCCCCAACTTCGTGGCGGGCGTGGAGATGGCCGAGCCCTTCGGCTTCACCACGGTCGACGAGGCGATCGCCTCCACCGCCGAGGGGCTGCACTACTTCATGTCCCGGGGGATCACCCCACGGTTCACCACCTGGTGCCCGGAGCCCACCACCCCGCTGGGCAAGGCCAATCCGCAGGGCGCGCCGCTGGAGTACCACATCCGGCTGCTGGACGTGTACCGCTCGACGCTGGCGGAGCACGGCCTGTCCTCCCCGCCCGGCTACGGCCCGCCCGGTCCGGGCAACGCCGTCTTCTCCGTCAGCTCCTTCATGGACAGCCTTCCGGCGGAGGACGGCGCGGCCGAGGAGGGCGCGGCGGTCAGCGGGGCCTGA
- a CDS encoding Rrf2 family transcriptional regulator: MAQPTNTRFAVAVHLLTLLAGSPGAWLDSQSLAGSPATNAAHVRRILGRLRSAGLVRSQPGPHGGWTLEREPGAIDLSLVWLAVNGEDPVLGVHVPQPDCPVGRRVHRNLLALDRRALDALLTDLRRTTVADMLEAEADRDADAEPARAG, translated from the coding sequence ATGGCCCAACCCACGAACACCCGGTTCGCGGTGGCCGTCCATCTGCTCACGCTGCTGGCCGGCTCGCCCGGCGCATGGCTGGACTCGCAGTCCCTGGCCGGCAGTCCCGCGACCAACGCCGCCCATGTCCGGCGGATCCTCGGCCGGCTGCGGTCGGCCGGGCTGGTGCGCTCCCAGCCGGGCCCGCACGGCGGCTGGACGCTGGAGCGCGAGCCCGGCGCGATCGACCTCTCGCTGGTCTGGCTGGCGGTCAACGGCGAGGACCCGGTGCTCGGCGTCCACGTGCCGCAGCCGGACTGCCCGGTCGGCCGGCGGGTGCACCGCAACCTCCTCGCCCTGGACCGCCGCGCCCTCGACGCCCTCCTCACCGATCTCCGCCGCACCACCGTGGCGGACATGCTGGAGGCGGAAGCGGACAGGGACGCGGACGCGGAGCCGGCCCGGGCGGGATGA